The following are encoded together in the Chiloscyllium plagiosum isolate BGI_BamShark_2017 chromosome 1, ASM401019v2, whole genome shotgun sequence genome:
- the LOC122555212 gene encoding apolipoprotein L3-like isoform X2 translates to MIPDSSSDTEMSKKVTEDNPLNGNVNVKDFLLKFDKHIPQMITYSKELRDIANCVDTCKRDVNIANVTGTSASIVGGLLAIAGLIASPFTFGASLVLTGVGLGVGAAGGVTNIGASITDHVIQKKKTDKMKEIIELFEKYNKIMLESLCWVQQSIEVSIRMREETISRSSAIGATQALTKSLNPVLVVTSNVTRNALRAAKAVSGVLSGLLLVWDMYHLVKDAKDLHEGSKTELAQEIRKAADDVDETIEEYRKVYQEIVESAQFLK, encoded by the exons ATGATTCCTG ATAGCAGCTCAGACACTGAGATGTCCAA GAAAGTGACTGAAGATAATCCACTGAACGGGAATGTCAATGTAAAAGATTTTCTTCTCAAATTCGATAAACATATTCCACAAATGATAACTTACAGCAAGGAGCTACGTGACATAGCCAATTGTGTCGACACGTGTAAGAGAGATGTGAACATTGCCAATGTCACTGGGACGTCTGCAAGTATTGTAGGAGGACTTCTGGCCATTGCTGGATTAATTGCTTCTCCTTTTACTTTTGGTGCATCTTTAGTTCTCACTGGGGTGGGACTCGGGGTGGGTGCAGCTGGTGGTGTCACTAACATTGGAGCGTCTATTACTGATCATgttattcaaaagaaaaaaactgaCAAGATGAAAGAAATCATAGAACTCTTTGAAAAATACAACAAAATCATGTTAGAGAGCTTGTGTTGGGTACAGCAGAGTATTGAAGTATCAATTAGAATGAGAGAGGAAACTATATCAAGAAGCTCAGCGATTGGTGCAACTCAGGCTCTCACTAAAAGCTTGAATCCTGTTCTTGTTGTGACTTCAAATGTGACCAGAAATGCTTTAAGAGCAGCTAAAGCTGTGTCAGGGGTTCTGTCAGGACTCCTCCTGGTGTGGGATATGTATCATTTAGTGAAAGATGCAAAGGACCTTCACGAAGGAAGTAAGACTGAACTTGCTCAAGAAATAAGGAAAGCAGCTGATGATGTAGATGAGACAATAGAGGAATATAGAAAGGTTTATCAAGAAATAGTGGAAAGTGCACAGTTTCTCAAATGA
- the LOC122555212 gene encoding apolipoprotein L3-like isoform X1 produces MSKPTVHFRAVRGGSWEEMTLVRGDCREGRKVTEDNPLNGNVNVKDFLLKFDKHIPQMITYSKELRDIANCVDTCKRDVNIANVTGTSASIVGGLLAIAGLIASPFTFGASLVLTGVGLGVGAAGGVTNIGASITDHVIQKKKTDKMKEIIELFEKYNKIMLESLCWVQQSIEVSIRMREETISRSSAIGATQALTKSLNPVLVVTSNVTRNALRAAKAVSGVLSGLLLVWDMYHLVKDAKDLHEGSKTELAQEIRKAADDVDETIEEYRKVYQEIVESAQFLK; encoded by the exons ATGTCCAA gcCAACAGTCCACttcagagcagtgagaggagGGAGCTGGGAGGAGATGACGTTGGTACGAGGTGATTGTCGGGAAGGCCG GAAAGTGACTGAAGATAATCCACTGAACGGGAATGTCAATGTAAAAGATTTTCTTCTCAAATTCGATAAACATATTCCACAAATGATAACTTACAGCAAGGAGCTACGTGACATAGCCAATTGTGTCGACACGTGTAAGAGAGATGTGAACATTGCCAATGTCACTGGGACGTCTGCAAGTATTGTAGGAGGACTTCTGGCCATTGCTGGATTAATTGCTTCTCCTTTTACTTTTGGTGCATCTTTAGTTCTCACTGGGGTGGGACTCGGGGTGGGTGCAGCTGGTGGTGTCACTAACATTGGAGCGTCTATTACTGATCATgttattcaaaagaaaaaaactgaCAAGATGAAAGAAATCATAGAACTCTTTGAAAAATACAACAAAATCATGTTAGAGAGCTTGTGTTGGGTACAGCAGAGTATTGAAGTATCAATTAGAATGAGAGAGGAAACTATATCAAGAAGCTCAGCGATTGGTGCAACTCAGGCTCTCACTAAAAGCTTGAATCCTGTTCTTGTTGTGACTTCAAATGTGACCAGAAATGCTTTAAGAGCAGCTAAAGCTGTGTCAGGGGTTCTGTCAGGACTCCTCCTGGTGTGGGATATGTATCATTTAGTGAAAGATGCAAAGGACCTTCACGAAGGAAGTAAGACTGAACTTGCTCAAGAAATAAGGAAAGCAGCTGATGATGTAGATGAGACAATAGAGGAATATAGAAAGGTTTATCAAGAAATAGTGGAAAGTGCACAGTTTCTCAAATGA
- the LOC122555212 gene encoding apolipoprotein L3-like isoform X3, with the protein MSKKVTEDNPLNGNVNVKDFLLKFDKHIPQMITYSKELRDIANCVDTCKRDVNIANVTGTSASIVGGLLAIAGLIASPFTFGASLVLTGVGLGVGAAGGVTNIGASITDHVIQKKKTDKMKEIIELFEKYNKIMLESLCWVQQSIEVSIRMREETISRSSAIGATQALTKSLNPVLVVTSNVTRNALRAAKAVSGVLSGLLLVWDMYHLVKDAKDLHEGSKTELAQEIRKAADDVDETIEEYRKVYQEIVESAQFLK; encoded by the exons ATGTCCAA GAAAGTGACTGAAGATAATCCACTGAACGGGAATGTCAATGTAAAAGATTTTCTTCTCAAATTCGATAAACATATTCCACAAATGATAACTTACAGCAAGGAGCTACGTGACATAGCCAATTGTGTCGACACGTGTAAGAGAGATGTGAACATTGCCAATGTCACTGGGACGTCTGCAAGTATTGTAGGAGGACTTCTGGCCATTGCTGGATTAATTGCTTCTCCTTTTACTTTTGGTGCATCTTTAGTTCTCACTGGGGTGGGACTCGGGGTGGGTGCAGCTGGTGGTGTCACTAACATTGGAGCGTCTATTACTGATCATgttattcaaaagaaaaaaactgaCAAGATGAAAGAAATCATAGAACTCTTTGAAAAATACAACAAAATCATGTTAGAGAGCTTGTGTTGGGTACAGCAGAGTATTGAAGTATCAATTAGAATGAGAGAGGAAACTATATCAAGAAGCTCAGCGATTGGTGCAACTCAGGCTCTCACTAAAAGCTTGAATCCTGTTCTTGTTGTGACTTCAAATGTGACCAGAAATGCTTTAAGAGCAGCTAAAGCTGTGTCAGGGGTTCTGTCAGGACTCCTCCTGGTGTGGGATATGTATCATTTAGTGAAAGATGCAAAGGACCTTCACGAAGGAAGTAAGACTGAACTTGCTCAAGAAATAAGGAAAGCAGCTGATGATGTAGATGAGACAATAGAGGAATATAGAAAGGTTTATCAAGAAATAGTGGAAAGTGCACAGTTTCTCAAATGA
- the LOC122555212 gene encoding apolipoprotein L3-like isoform X4, with amino-acid sequence MITYSKELRDIANCVDTCKRDVNIANVTGTSASIVGGLLAIAGLIASPFTFGASLVLTGVGLGVGAAGGVTNIGASITDHVIQKKKTDKMKEIIELFEKYNKIMLESLCWVQQSIEVSIRMREETISRSSAIGATQALTKSLNPVLVVTSNVTRNALRAAKAVSGVLSGLLLVWDMYHLVKDAKDLHEGSKTELAQEIRKAADDVDETIEEYRKVYQEIVESAQFLK; translated from the coding sequence ATGATAACTTACAGCAAGGAGCTACGTGACATAGCCAATTGTGTCGACACGTGTAAGAGAGATGTGAACATTGCCAATGTCACTGGGACGTCTGCAAGTATTGTAGGAGGACTTCTGGCCATTGCTGGATTAATTGCTTCTCCTTTTACTTTTGGTGCATCTTTAGTTCTCACTGGGGTGGGACTCGGGGTGGGTGCAGCTGGTGGTGTCACTAACATTGGAGCGTCTATTACTGATCATgttattcaaaagaaaaaaactgaCAAGATGAAAGAAATCATAGAACTCTTTGAAAAATACAACAAAATCATGTTAGAGAGCTTGTGTTGGGTACAGCAGAGTATTGAAGTATCAATTAGAATGAGAGAGGAAACTATATCAAGAAGCTCAGCGATTGGTGCAACTCAGGCTCTCACTAAAAGCTTGAATCCTGTTCTTGTTGTGACTTCAAATGTGACCAGAAATGCTTTAAGAGCAGCTAAAGCTGTGTCAGGGGTTCTGTCAGGACTCCTCCTGGTGTGGGATATGTATCATTTAGTGAAAGATGCAAAGGACCTTCACGAAGGAAGTAAGACTGAACTTGCTCAAGAAATAAGGAAAGCAGCTGATGATGTAGATGAGACAATAGAGGAATATAGAAAGGTTTATCAAGAAATAGTGGAAAGTGCACAGTTTCTCAAATGA